One stretch of Juglans microcarpa x Juglans regia isolate MS1-56 chromosome 3D, Jm3101_v1.0, whole genome shotgun sequence DNA includes these proteins:
- the LOC121254179 gene encoding keratin, type I cytoskeletal 9-like gives MGAGGRVVKGGNGGNTGLGKGGNSMPGSGGNMSFGSMEGGDIGDIVGVKFVIGGSSGNVGAEVVAGGISGDGKGSFGDMAGGNGNDGGGGTDDFGGGNCDGGGARRGNFGDLRGCNCDGGGGGTDDFGDFGDLAGGNWDGGGDGRGDFGDLAGGNCDGGGWKTSNFDDLAGGNLDGGGDGKGDSGEMKWTAEN, from the coding sequence ATGGGAGCCGGAGGTAGAGTTGTCAAAGGAGGTAATGGGGGCAATACGGGCTTAGGCAAAGGCGGCAACTCCATGCCCGGCAGTGGAGGCAATATGAGCTTTGGCAGCATGGAGGGAGGTGATATCGGTGATATTGTGGGCGTCAAGTTTGTAATAGGTGGTTCTTCTGGCAATGTGGGTGCCGAAGTTGTAGCAGGCGGTATTTCTGGTGATGGAAAGGGTAGTTTTGGTGATATGGCTGGTGGCAATGGCAATGACGGAGGCGGTGGAACAGATGATTTTGGTGGTGGAAATTGCGATGGTGGAGGTGCTAGAAGGGGCAATTTTGGTGATTTGCGTGGTTGCAATTGCgatggtggaggtggtggaACAGACGATTTTGGAGATTTTGGTGATTTGGCTGGTGGCAATTGGGATGGTGGAGGTGATGGAAGGGGCGATTTTGGTGATTTGGCTGGTGGCAATTGCGATGGTGGAGGTTGGAAAACGAGCAATTTTGATGATTTGGCTGGTGGCAATTTGGATGGTGGAGGTGATGGGAAGGGCGATTCGGGTGAAATGAAATGGACAGCAGAAAATTGA